The Branchiostoma floridae strain S238N-H82 chromosome 12, Bfl_VNyyK, whole genome shotgun sequence genome segment AGAAAACATAGTCTACTCAAATAAAGGCACAGTTGTCACTTTACTGTTGTTCTTGCAATATTCTTTTTTGACTCTTTTACTTCTTGTTTTTTGCAGCAGTTTTAGGTGAGAAGAAGCTGGATATGCTCTTCATGCCTGTTTTATCCACCTTACTGAGGGCTCTCTGTGCAGCTGTCATCTTTGTGTTCTGCAAAGAGAAATCAGGGCTTAGTGCATTGATTGAATGTGTCAACTTGTATTGCCACTGTTTATAATCATAAAGTGACATTTTATAGATGTAAATGTCCAACCCtggcaagacagggaacaaagGATGCTAAActgaaagagagaaagagacagaaacagaaacatgGTTGCCCAGAGTCAAAATCATTACAATAAATTGAAATGGTAGTCTCTGTGCCAATTaaggtatgatatgatatttcttACCCTTCACCCCAAACTACcaaaatgtataaaatgacaGAAGAAATCCTTAAAAGGTTAACACATTGTGTTCACTGAAATGTAAAATCATTTCTTATaatcttttcttcttcaggcATGACTCTACCATAATGTAATGTCAATTCACTTAGACAAAAGAACATCAGTAATAATAATCAACATCATGTAAACATTATTACATGAGTATATTTCTACTTCTTGACCAGCTCACCTTTGGTTTGTCATCTTTGACAGCAAATTTGCTGTAGTCTTCAGCTGCTTCTGGAATCTCTGAAGACAGTTTAGCTTTctgaaacacagaaatattTATGGTTGGTAACTGCACAGAATTTTAACTTTTAGCACTGAATTTTTGCAAGATATAGCCTTGCTAGAAAGTGTGGTTACACAAACTAAAATTCCATGTTTTTGGTTACACCTCGATCAGAGGTATTGGTCTTTTAGCTTTAGGGAAGGATTGCATAATATTAGGAAGTGCATAAAATAATCACCTTTGCTGGAGGCTCACCACACTTGACTTCTTTTTTCTCAGGAAGCTTGATTCTGTGAAATAGGAATGAACAATAAAATATAATCTTATTTCAAAAGATGTCAAAATCAGACAAATACATGACACTATATATTGGTGACAATATGGGAAACAATCTATAAGAAATATTAGACATGTCAAAAATGCATCTCgcaataaaaacatgtatcaAGAACACAATGGACATATTTAACATAAGTATAGATGAAGTCACAGGAACTTTCTACCTTGATAGCAAACAAGTGCATTACTATTACCTACAAAGACACCAACAAAGCACCTCAAAGCTATCTTCAACATGATGATGATTGCCATGATAACTTACCCCATGTGTTGAGTTAGCTGCTTACTAAGGTCTGCACTGATATAATCTGACACCAGTCCACAAGCATAGCGCAGGTAGTCATCTGTTAAAGACAAACAATAAGAAACCATAATTGCTTAATGTgtataacatttttttgtttatctctATTTCTATTTGCTTTATTCCACACAGAATAACATAACAAACACACGATATATAGGTAACGAGTACCTGAAAAATCTGAAGATGAaatacaacaaagaaaagaaaaaacaacatttctatCATAAGAGCATTGAGGCAGAATATCAAATCAATCAATGTATATTTGCATAACCTATTGATTATATGTATGTGGGCATTGACTTGAAAACTGAGTATTCTTTCTGTATGGCCATATATTGTATACTGATCATCTACATCTAGAAACCATCTAAACATATTCATTGAATCCAGAACATTGGCCCTTCAAGATGAGAAAGGTTTTGTAACCATGGGAAACCGCAAAGGAGGTGGGGCAATGACATCAGAGAATGGATGGGCAAGCCACTGGCAGAGTGTTCCCACAGAGCCAGAGACAGGAGGGAGTGGAGGAGGCTGATACTGTATGTTACCATAGTCCAGACCCTCAGGTATGAGAATGGGACTAGAGGTAAGTGTAAGTAAGTAAAGAGGAGAGGGATAAGCTCTgtcttccaataccatgcccaaGACCCACTACCCCTAAAAAGAAGACTATGAGGACTTAACCTTTTTCaatgccatacatgtacaattattacTTATTCTTACCTCTGGAAGCTTGCTCAGTTTTGAGACTGTGAGTGAATGTAAGCAGCTGTGCCCCTCCTGTCACCTTTACACTGCTGTCTGTCAGCTTGTCTGCTGCCTGCTCCACCTGGAAAACACAGACTttcttcataatttttttttttttcatttcagcaATGCATCAATGCAGACACAATCCTTTGTACAAATTACTAAAATGCATAGTTACACACTTATAATAATATACAAACAATtgacacacacagaaaacatcTGCATAAGATCCACTGTCTGGTGCAGGAAGGATTTTTCACTTTAGCCTCAGATGCAGTTCATGAAAATATTGTTAGATGGGGTTGGTGAAAATGAACAAGGTGGCTAAACAAGATGGCTGAACATCCTTGCTTGGAAGATTCATCCGTAAGTTTTAACTAGTTGTAAGCCAAGAAAAAACACTACATGCAATCGGAATAGGGAGAATACAACACACAACATTGTTCACTCTGCAAAATATCTGTAGTTTTATCTCCTATTGGAACAATAAACAACTAAAGTAGAAGCATTTACCTTCTGCTTTAACCATTTGAGAGTACGTTCCTCACTGTAACGACAAGCCCTCACATCACCTGACCCTGAAGTTAACAAAGGAATTATATACATAAGTAAAGGAATGAAAGAGAAGATCTCCTTTAATATGAATACAAAAAACACTTAAATCAAAGCCTTAGACTTAGAGTTAAAAGGTTCAACAGATATTTGAGGGTTTGCATAGGGGGTCCCAACAATGCTTTACGCTTAATTCAGAAGAGCACCCTACATATTATGATAAAATCGAAGGcaattttctaaaattttgTCGCCTCACTTAGAATAAAAGCTTCCCCTGCAAATTATGGCAAATCAAAATGAGCTGCCTATGCCCTACAAAGAGCATGTAGTCCCTCATACTTTGTATTATGTCTACATGATACTATAATTAGTAGCAGTATTTTTTAAGTTGATTAACCTTTGACATCACAGATGTGTTCCAAGTCAGATGTGTTGATGCAGCTCAACAACCTGGTGCATTCTGGGTACTGGTCATCTGATATCAGTTGGTCGATTGGCATGTACATCCCACTCTGGGAAAAAAACAGTATATTTGTTAACATGAATTAAAGGTATTAGAAAGTGCTTCTTCAGTCAATGTTGTGCACAAAATATATGGCAAGATCTTTTTCACTAGCACATGTAGTCTAGTGGTTACTGGCCCTACTCCTGGACCAAGCAGTCATGAGTTTGAATCCCGGCTGTGTCACTCACTCAACATGTTACTTAGAAAGAtccttaggacaggacattaagctgtggtccagttcattcattgttttatttatttattgatctttagggtagtcccttcagttaacgtagtaactgatttccaagggagccctatatacatgttcgcacagcgacgggttataccgccccttacggggtgacacacccgtccgggtgaatgatgtagatcaccatgtggctgatacgagacaaaggtcgccaggcctccatccgggtgatttgaagtgaatcaccaacttccgacagaaggatctgcaccaacgcacaccgcatcatcgcacgtgtgggggttctttaacgtgcatggggtatggctctccccatacacgggacctccatttaacgtcctatccgaggggcgactcatttttcacttgagtaaagtgaggaaagtcgtgttaagtgcctttcccaagggcacaagaccggcaacacggcaggcggattcgaaccggcgacctctcggtcacgggccgaatacactaccactgtgctacgcggccccacattGTGCTGCAGGAATTTTCCTGGTACAATATTAATGAACCTgcacatactgtacatagtgtctcTGTCTTTAACAGTGGAATTCAACTCACTTTTACCCTGTCAATACTATAGATTGAAGCACATGTACTCTGATGTACAATGCATTATATCTTAACTTACAAATTTGTCAGAAAGACAAGAGAGTACTGAGCTTACCTCATAGGCTTTTACTAGATATGGCAAGACCAGAAACAGGGGGTCAACTGGGGTCACCATGTGCAAGCTTCCATCTGAAACATTGAAATAGGATTTTGAAGGATATCATGTTATAACTAAATCTTAAACTTCATCCACAATACATCATAGAACatcatagattttttttctttgtctgcTTGTCAGTACTCTAATTTGCAGGTCTATCAGTCTAAATAAGTGCATGGCATGGATGCATCTATACTTAAGTGCTTGAAATGTACcggtagcaaaaaaaaattatttacagGAATGATTTCAAGCTTATGGTTAGGAAGATGCACAGTGCAATATCACCTTGTTGAATAGACTCGCCGATGAACCAGGACCTGAATTCCTCCTGGAAAGCCAATACTTCCAGGACCTGCTGGTTCTCCTTGGAAAACAGGAACATGCCACTTTTCTCTGGGGAAATAGCAGCACAGAACTCATTAGAGGAATGGACAAACAGCAGTCTTCCAAAATGTTAATGTAAAGTAAGGTTACGCTTTTTCTATggttgagtgagtgactgagcaAGTGATAACTGATGATAGTCCATCAAAGCTCTATCTCCATTGCTTACATTTATAGCCAGGGATACTAGGTTACACTTTACTCTTTGTAGttagtgtgttgggttctttttaTATAGAGGTTTGACACTTGAGGCTTCCCCAAACTCTGGACAAACAGCTCAAGTGGTATTCTGCAATCAACTGAACATTTCTGAAGCATGAAGGTTGAAAGGatcatcaaactttcaaagttgaAATAGACAAACCTGTTTTGGGATGTAGAAGCTTGACGAAAGTCGGTCCTCCATCTTGGCTTTCAGTAACTGAATCTGTATTAAAACAGACAAGCTTTAAAATTCtacttaaacaagtaccatttcaAGTCCTTGGTATATCTTCAACGACTCTTTTCTTGCatgcaaatgtttaaaaaatatctttatcaCAACAAACTTGCATTTTAAAGTATCTTTACTTCGTCTGGTTCTAAGTTTCCTTAGATTTCCGTACGTTACTTTACCAATATCAAACCTTTGTTTACACGCTCTAAACGCCAATTCCTGAGCGgtcaactacattttgtacagtacagTGCTAGGGGATAAAATATCCGTGAAACGAAatgaatgggggaggggggcgacaaaCCTGGCACTACCACGACCCACTGGTCTTTCTCCTCGCTACCAGAGCCTCTTCCCTTCTCACCGCTTCCCCTTCTCGGTGGCATCTTCTTACTCAGCAAGCCTTACTATCTTCTACTCGAAAGTTTCCGCAGGATTTTTAGTTGTGCGACACGGCAACAGGTATCAAAATCAATCCACTAAATTTTCCCGCGGTTTCTTACCCTTTGACCCTCAAAACTTATGCCACTATACTTTGGAGGGGTATAATAACGATTTACAGATTTTATTTTAGTTCTGGGTTTGAGATGTGAtataattaagaaaaaaaagtttgtaaaattAATTATTAGTTGTTATAGGCATAATATCAGCGTTTGGATGATATTAGActataaagaaaataaatttaCCCCCTCTTCTCCAAATAGTGGTCTAGCCAGCATGGCGGCACCAGTTTTAGAAGGCTCTGTCCGTACTTTCACTCCGAAACCCGTCGTTAAGAACTTGTTAGACAGCCCGTACCAGCGCACATGGTAAGGTAAACTAAACATTAACATGTAGGGAATTGATCAGTACACAATATTTTCTTGTCGACGTTGTGTTTGTGAtagaaaactacatttttgtaaccCCTTTTTTTCAACGCCCACATGCGCGcgaggaggggaggggggcatatgcTTTTACCTGGATATCTTTTTTTTGGTAAAGATTAACTGGAGAAGTAGTTGGAGTCATACCCTGAAGTTATATTTTGGAGCAATACATACTAAGCTATGTAAAGCTCAGGCACATGAACTTTATTGAATTTATAAATGGCGAATTGTAAAAAgtcaaattttcaataaaagttcAATATCTTGCGCATATTGAAAGAGCGAGAAAGGGAAAGAGAATtggaatgaaagaaaacaattttatcTTGGAAATAGTATGTTCTATAAGCAGGGGCATAAAGATATGCACTGTATGTTTGTTATTGATCTTAAAGAACATTAGGATCATAACATATTTTACTCTATTATATCTAGGCCAACTCTGGAGAAAGGTGTCACTCCTGAAATTCTCAACAAGCTCAAAAGGTTGGTATGACATTAGGTGAACAATCCAGATAGTGACTTTTTCAAGGTTCAGTCAGTATTCAAATTACAAGAAATATGGAGTTGGAACCTGATACTGCTGAGATAGGCCAAAAGGTCACGGAATACGAGAAGTTCCTGAACGAACGACTCAAGGTGGATCTACAGAAAACTCTCGACAGTCGCGATGAAATCTACGCCAAGATGTCGGAGTATCTTCAgctgaaaacaaacattgagCGAATGCAGGAGGTGGACTTTCCCAAAGGCGAGCTGAGGACTAAAGTGGATTTAGGATGCAACTTTTACGTACAGGCGAAAGTTCCGGATGTTAGCAAGATCTTTGTGGCGGTGGGGTTCGGATTCTACGTAGAATTCACGCACAGCGAGGCGCTGAAGTTCATCGACAAGAAGATCGAACATCTGACAGAACATGCAGAGCGCCTGACAAAGGATTCTGGGAGAATAAAAGCACATATTCGGCTGGTGATCGAAGGGCTGAAAGAACTGCAAGGTCTGCAGGATGGGCCGGAAGAACAGGAATTCAGGGACATCTGGGGTTGAGAAATTTGGTGCCAAGTGGTTACCTTACCTGGCTGAAGGTTCAGAACCAGTGATTATGTAGCCCTGCATCCTCTGCTGCATTCACCGCCTGTAGAGATTCAAAGTCTTGAGAAATGGGCTCTAAACTGTGCTTGTCATTAAAAGACCACCGGACACAGTACTTGTTTTAGAACTTCTCCAGGGAAGACTTGTAAAAATTGTATATGCATAAGTATAAGATAACTTGATAATTGGTAACACTTTGTATTGAGTGTATGAGTTGTTGCCATATTTGCTGTTGACAAGGACACTTGACATCCTGTCCTCAAAGTCAGCAAAAACAGTAGAAGAcagtaaaaaaagaacatgacTGCCAGATAGTTCAGCATTAATGAAGGTTGATGTAGTTTGGAAGAAGCCATGAGTGAAGAACTACTGTTAGTACAAGTAGAAAGTTTTCTGACCATCTTAACATGACatcatttgtaaacaaacatgacacATGTTGTTAGATGTATCAATGTACATATAGTAACAGAGCAATAAATAACTTGGGGAATGTAACAAAACTTAGGTACAACATTGAAGTTCATGTTTACCACTTTTGACTGTCATACAGTATCAAGATGAGATTCCAGTGTATTTGAAAGACAGTGTTTCAAACTAAAGTAAATAGACAATGGGATGACTTGCAAAAGTGTGAAGGAATAGAAACTTTTGATCTTAAGATACATGTTCTACGTTAATTGGCCAAGCCTCCATaattaaatgaaatatttaataGTTAAGCTACTCAATTTCTGTTTGTTGAGTGATTGGTGAAGGGCTAGTTTCCTGTTGGCATGACACACAGTGTATACCCCTATCAATGGTCAGTTTCTGGCTCCATATATTTTGAGAAAATTATATAGATTATAGTAACAGTATACTTTGAATTGTGATGGGCATAAACATAAAATTGTGATAGTACATAAAAGTATggttgtaaaataaaatattaCAACTTACCATTGTGGTGTCATTGGAGGAACTTTTGAAAAATAGTCTAGTATATGATTATGAGTCAATATTAGGGAGATGAGTCTTAAAGACATATCAAACCTTGACACTGAGTAAGACAGACTTCAAAGCTTTCTTGAAATCTAGATTTgaacaagaaatgctttttaGGAGTAGGCCACTTGACTGGTTTTATCGACGACATCTCCTGGAAACTAGATTTTTTTGTGATTGCAAAAGAGTGTATTTTTTTAACCTGCAAATCTGAAAATTTCACCACAATGTTGTATGATCTTTGATTTTCCAAAAGTTGAGATAAAACACCAAGATTGAGAAAGATCCTTATATCTTCATGAAGATCAGATGAGGGGAGTTGCAGATACAATGAGCTCCTCTTACAAACTGATTTTGGCCAcatttccacacacacacaaaaaagaataTTCCTCTTAGTCAGAGATTTGATGATCCTTACATATTGTTGAAGATAACCCTCATCACAGCAGTATTTTTACACTTTCCTCTATATTTCTTTGGTCACCCCtgaagtgttacatgtacatggtctcACCCTCAGTGACCTCGGTGACCTCAGTGCCTACCTCAGGAAGGAAACGTCCAAGGGGAAAAGGAAACGGGCAAGAACTGCAGAGGATGCTGGGAAACCTACACGCAGTGTGGAGGAGCAAGAGTTGGCAAAACAGTTGAAGTGAGTGTGTTTGTCACTAAAAGAATATTGCAAAACCGGTAGACTAAAAAACCTGCACAATAAACTGACTGGCAAGGACCAGTACTGTACATATAAATGTTCATCCAGGATCATTATGAGGAAATCATTGCATGAAAGGAACTGCATGTACAATGTGTGGCATATCTTCACAAGATGTTCTAGTGGCCATTAGGTGTGCTTTGCTATGACAAAAGCGGTATCAAAGTCACACTTTCACATATTGTAAAAGCAGGATGTTTCATCCAAAGTAATGTGTTAAAGTTCTAAGAGAGAGTTAAAAGGTGAAACTAACACAAAAAGGATATCACTTCATGCAGCATTCCCCAAAATTTAATAattcatataattataaaaacTATTTCAAACTAGTAACCGAGGAAATAACTTAAGGGAACAATCTTGTTTTGTTAATTGTTCACCTTATGATAGTTGCTGTGTCTGTGATCATATTCTTTTGCTTAAACCTTAACTGTTACCAGTGGACCATAGCCTTCATCTGTAGTGCTTGGACAACTGTGTGGCTCAAGGAATATAGAAAGAGCACTGTCTTATGCACTGAAAGATTTGGGAAGGATTTTAACTGAATTACTGAATTAAACTAATTATCTTATTTAGGTCTCAGCTGGTTTTGGGCATCAACGAGGTCACCAAGGCGCTGGAGAAGGACCGGTTACGACTGGTTCTGGTGTGCCGGTCCGTCAAGCCGGCCCTGATGACTCAACACCTGGTCCTGCTGAGTGCCGTCCGTCGCGTCCCAGCTCTGTGCCTGTCCGGGCTTAGCGAAACGGTCGCCCCCATTCTCAACTTCAGAACTGTCGCTGCTATGGGCTTCAAGGTTGGTATCCTACACAGACTTACTtatgcagggctgtctccaagaccAATCCCTCTGTCCTAGGACGGAAATGTGCTTCTTGGAACGGAAAAAATCATACCCTATCTGTCAAAAAAGACAGATAAGAATCTCGTCTCAAAAATCTTGATGACGAAAATGtactttacaaaatgtacttttgtaatTAAAAGGACAGACTTAACAATAAAATtgacaacatgggctcccaagcaacgagtgggacagaaaagaaTCTGGAGACAGCTCTGGACTTCTTCCAAAACTTAAATCAAGTTGTGGATCATTTATAGATGACTATCTTCCAGTGCACCTCAATTCTTTGATTGCAAAAGATAAATTGTaaatgaaaatgcatataagAATCAAATCTCTACTTGTTTTGTAATTGTAAATTAATCAATCCTTCGTGAGTATCAAAGGTGATGCATTGCATCTGTCTGTGAGCTTGAAAATTCATTTTAAAGCTTCCTGGTAAAGCTAAATATTCAAAGACTCCTTCACAATTGGTTTTTACTGGAAAGGGTTGATTGATTGTCATAATTTCCTAATTGAATGTATATGCAACACAGTATTGACGTAGTGTTACTCTCATCTTTTCTTCTATCAGAAAACATCACCAAAAGATGACAAAACTTTTGATCCACTGGTCGAGTTTGTGACATCACGGACACCACCCATCAAAATCCCCTGGCTGAAGTTACCTGGAGGAAAAGAGGAGGAGGATTCAAGCAAAGAAGAGGAGGAGAATGAAACAGGAAGTTCAGATGAAGAAGACACAGGTAGTAAGAATGGTACAAGCAGTTGTGACATGCAGAAATCTGCCATCAAAGTCCTTGAAGACACTTCCAAAGGTGAAGATTTCATTCCATTGATGTCAGAGGAAGACCAGACTCAAAATGAAGAAGCTGAAACAGAAGCTAAAGAGCCAGCAAAGAAATCTGAAAAGAAAGCCAAGAGGAAGAAAAGGAAGAGGAAAGCAGAAGTGGCAGAAGAAGATGGGGAGGAGGCTGGCCTCCAGGCTTTGTGTGTGAAAAGAACACAATCTGTGCAAGAGAAGGAATCCTACAAGAGGAAGATGGTTttcaaaaagaagaagaagaccgtGATGGCAAATTTTCTAGGAAAATCAAATTAGCCATGTCCTGGAATtataagtacatgtgtatgttccAATTTAAGACAAGTGTACAAGGGGAAGGGCAATTTGAACTTGGATATGTCTCTCCCATGTGACCTTATTAGATGGATAACAGGGTTCTTTATGCACAGGATCTACATACAATCAACAACCAAaattttggtgaccgtctgtcaccctCCTCAGTCCAGTCAGAGTTGCCCTGAAGAAAGGACCCTAAGATGGTCACCAAAGCATTGCATGAAGGTTTAAGATattaagatatgccaaaaagcagttacttataGGCAAGtggatatgattatggaaaCAGAAACAGTCATggtgactgtttccaaaatcatatccagttgcttcttTTTGGCGTACTGTAGctgtgaaatgaaaaaaaacaacaccttgTTATCCAGGGCTTTTTCAACCTAATGAAATTATTCTCGGACCATATTCGATGTTTGGCATTATTTTGACATTGCGAATGAATTtggttatatatataatttggtTTGCTTAAGTCTGATTTCGTGTCTCCGAATTCAGGCACATTTATATCTGGTAACAGATTGTTTTGGGGTGATGTGTTTTAAAACGCTTTGACAAGAAAGCATAAATGAAATTCTCCGCAAGTGACCTCTCCAAGGAACAAATGAAATGCCTTGTGATATGTCTGGAACAATCTTGGAATTGGATTTACCTCGTACTTCCTTTAATTGCGTCTTTCACATCTGCTGTAGATAAGGCTAACATGATTAATGACATACCTTTAATGAAACGTCTTTTTTTGCgtggtaagtacatgtatgtattgtgttATGTCTATACTTTATATGATTACTGTAGTCTGCTTGCTTCCAGGTAATGCAGGTATTATTGCATGAATGTGTAACAGGTAGCTTTTGCTAAACACAAAATAATGATTGTCTGCAAATTAGCGATAAACAACCTGTGAGACATTAAATATAATCATATGAAGTTGGCAGGCAGCTAATGTCTTAATATGTTAAGAGCTGCTTTGTGCAAACTGGCATATTAATATTTTCTTCTGTTCAAAAAGCAATCAAATAAATGAGATGATATACTGTATCACTCAGTAGTagtttgtattaaaaaaaacatcatgaatGAGTGAATCCCATAGAAACCTGTTGCAACAATGAGAGAACATGAGAATGAACATCACATATGATGTATTAGTTACAAATAAACAGCAACCTTCGAAAGTATGAGCCAAAAGTTTTTATTGTAACCTTTAATGTAGGATCCTGATGATGCAATAGTGCAGGGATACATTGACAGTGTGTGTTACTCTCCACAGAATGCAGTGTTCCACACCCAATTTGTTGCTTGCAATCATACTCAAAGACTTAGAAATGCAGCACTGCTCGTATGCAGTGCTTGCATTTGTGGTAAAAATCAAAATGAATGTGTCATATCTAGAGACATTCCAACACTGACAATATTTTAGATGCGTACCAAAATAGGAGAGTTTTTAAAGCCATTAGAcccttctacatgtacatatagccagacattactgtaacagtaaaaatGTCCCAATGTAAATTGAATTGTCAAGTCCTCAGAACATAAAGTATATTCATTATTGTATGTAGTTGAAAATGTGAATGTATCTAGAAACAGAATGAACTTTTATCTTCAATGTTAGATGTAGATTTGATGGATGCCTGGAGAGGTGAACAATTTAGGTCCACTGAAGTGTGTCTCCAAGTGACACTTCTCAAGCAATTTTATATTGGCTTTCTTAATTAGTTTGGAGCTTCAAGGGTTGGATACAAGCCTTGGGATCGGTGACAATCCTATATTCCAACACCCCTGTGCTTTAAGGCCCCTATGTTAGTGTTAGACTAGGGTTATAGGGGGTGTCAGATCATGGAGGTATCAGAAAATAAGCTTAGGGTATAACCCTGAGAAtaagaggaaaaaaaatcgaaaagCCTTTTGAATTGTTGGTGGGAAGGAGGGGAAATATTAATAGCTCCCCATTTTCTAACCACCTTGATCTTTGAGGCTATGTTAGTGTTAGGTTAGGGTTAAAGGGTGTTGGGACAAAGGGGTGTAACCTTGGGGATAACAGGCCAAAA includes the following:
- the LOC118427300 gene encoding ribonuclease H2 subunit B-like — its product is MPPRRGSGEKGRGSGSEEKDQWVVVVPDSVTESQDGGPTFVKLLHPKTEKSGMFLFSKENQQVLEVLAFQEEFRSWFIGESIQQDGSLHMVTPVDPLFLVLPYLVKAYESGMYMPIDQLISDDQYPECTRLLSCINTSDLEHICDVKGSGDVRACRYSEERTLKWLKQKVEQAADKLTDSSVKVTGGAQLLTFTHSLKTEQASRDDYLRYACGLVSDYISADLSKQLTQHMGIKLPEKKEVKCGEPPAKKAKLSSEIPEAAEDYSKFAVKDDKPKNTKMTAAQRALSKVDKTGMKSISSFFSPKTAAKNKK
- the LOC118427302 gene encoding protein UXT homolog, giving the protein MELEPDTAEIGQKVTEYEKFLNERLKVDLQKTLDSRDEIYAKMSEYLQLKTNIERMQEVDFPKGELRTKVDLGCNFYVQAKVPDVSKIFVAVGFGFYVEFTHSEALKFIDKKIEHLTEHAERLTKDSGRIKAHIRLVIEGLKELQGLQDGPEEQEFRDIWG
- the LOC118428066 gene encoding ribonuclease P protein subunit p38-like — encoded protein: MSLKDISNLDTDDLGDLSAYLRKETSKGKRKRARTAEDAGKPTRSVEEQELAKQLKSQLVLGINEVTKALEKDRLRLVLVCRSVKPALMTQHLVLLSAVRRVPALCLSGLSETVAPILNFRTVAAMGFKKTSPKDDKTFDPLVEFVTSRTPPIKIPWLKLPGGKEEEDSSKEEEENETGSSDEEDTGSKNGTSSCDMQKSAIKVLEDTSKGEDFIPLMSEEDQTQNEEAETEAKEPAKKSEKKAKRKKRKRKAEVAEEDGEEAGLQALCVKRTQSVQEKESYKRKMVFKKKKKTVMANFLGKSN